In Ferroplasma sp., a single window of DNA contains:
- a CDS encoding succinate dehydrogenase has translation MNYADLLKGTEVTGQSEIPPRPGDKPFATEVYYKKDDLFYGKLHVRKSNSAMYLSVISKIPFNWKQLVGDMKFAGTVVDSAGGLLWLKENENTIGNDLAYLEKYLTDMKNKENKN, from the coding sequence ATGAACTATGCAGACCTTTTGAAGGGGACTGAAGTTACCGGACAGTCAGAAATACCGCCAAGACCCGGTGATAAACCCTTTGCCACTGAGGTTTACTATAAGAAAGATGATCTATTCTACGGAAAGTTACATGTAAGAAAATCCAACAGTGCAATGTATTTATCTGTAATTTCAAAAATTCCATTCAACTGGAAACAGCTTGTTGGAGACATGAAGTTTGCAGGCACGGTGGTGGATTCTGCTGGAGGCCTTCTATGGCTTAAGGAAAATGAAAACACCATAGGAAATGACCTTGCATATCTGGAAAAGTACCTCACGGATATGAAAAACAAGGAAAATAAAAATTAA
- a CDS encoding XdhC family protein: MYDDILSLQADLQKSKSDYAVATVIRTSGSSIAKPGFKILAVHGQVLKGTLGSPSLDNIVLKEAEGTIEKNETKYLRIALDKDNKTSDYAMNTTCGGMIELFIEPYVHRRSLVILVESFNDKLLEALKTLIPYTGLMPEVYNINDKNDSKHLMEYDFRDDFVLLITKTENEIPYIAHFLMEKPRYLAMVSSRNRFNRDMESVLKDHPDADRNGIKCPAGLSINAITVNEIAVSIIAEIIMEKNNKNLK, encoded by the coding sequence ATGTACGATGATATACTTTCTCTCCAGGCAGATTTGCAAAAAAGTAAAAGCGATTATGCTGTTGCCACTGTTATAAGGACATCTGGTTCGTCAATAGCAAAACCCGGATTCAAAATACTGGCAGTTCATGGGCAGGTACTGAAGGGAACTCTCGGAAGTCCCTCCCTGGATAACATTGTTCTAAAGGAAGCCGAGGGCACCATAGAAAAAAATGAAACCAAATACCTCAGGATAGCCCTGGACAAAGACAATAAAACCTCCGACTATGCAATGAATACCACATGCGGTGGAATGATAGAGCTTTTTATTGAGCCTTATGTGCACCGAAGGAGCCTGGTAATACTTGTTGAATCGTTTAATGATAAGCTTCTTGAGGCATTGAAGACACTTATACCATATACAGGGCTTATGCCAGAAGTCTATAATATCAACGATAAAAATGATTCGAAGCACCTCATGGAGTATGACTTCAGGGATGATTTTGTGCTTCTAATTACAAAAACTGAAAATGAAATACCATATATAGCACATTTCCTAATGGAAAAACCCAGATATCTCGCCATGGTTTCAAGCAGGAACAGATTCAATCGCGATATGGAATCTGTGCTTAAAGATCATCCGGATGCCGACAGAAATGGTATAAAATGCCCGGCAGGATTATCCATAAATGCTATTACAGTTAATGAAATCGCAGTGAGTATCATCGCGGAAATTATAATGGAAAAAAATAATAAAAATTTAAAATAA
- a CDS encoding 6-carboxytetrahydropterin synthase, which produces MYGIEITGRLKGLTWSAGHYVPDNDKCKKFHGHDYSIDILIDSGGVQSSGMLMDFTLVKKAVKPVIERMDHKFIVPEMDIRNSTVNGMIDIVVRGIYRGSMPEGDVFIFPYPVDTAEYIAEYCYKEIHKKIQGMMGNLKMKIIIHEGPGNMASYTE; this is translated from the coding sequence ATGTATGGCATAGAAATTACTGGAAGGCTTAAAGGGTTGACCTGGAGTGCTGGACATTATGTTCCTGATAATGATAAATGCAAGAAATTCCATGGGCATGATTATTCCATTGACATTCTTATTGATTCCGGGGGAGTTCAATCTTCCGGGATGTTGATGGATTTCACTCTGGTCAAAAAGGCGGTAAAACCGGTAATAGAAAGAATGGACCATAAATTCATTGTGCCCGAAATGGATATCAGAAACAGCACTGTTAATGGCATGATTGATATAGTGGTCAGGGGAATATACAGGGGAAGTATGCCTGAAGGCGATGTTTTCATTTTCCCATATCCTGTAGATACTGCCGAGTACATTGCAGAATACTGCTATAAAGAGATTCATAAAAAAATTCAGGGAATGATGGGGAATTTAAAGATGAAGATAATTATACATGAAGGGCCGGGCAATATGGCATCCTATACAGAATAA
- a CDS encoding succinate dehydrogenase/fumarate reductase iron-sulfur subunit, producing the protein MEEKEITVNIKKYNDKDGAFWKSYKLKADKYTQMTEVLRRIKSEQDPSLAYRASCHMAVCGSCSMKINGIPSLACRTIALQAVDEKNEINVESMDYYPGVRDLITDIDVFYDKMYKVMPRLIADESVLMGENEQRMTPENQTEVWKFQECIYCGLCVSACPSVKEDEQFLGPAAHAKGFRFVDDVRDTKRSERLDLLMDSAYRCTSCYMCYEVCPQDVQPVIAIKKTKNYLDQYKGNTPITIMARKHDDTVENLIETTGKIKESTLFLKTFGFGEAMRDAIDMLKSGKFKYAFEKDSNVKNMNEIKGMMGEKK; encoded by the coding sequence ATGGAAGAAAAGGAAATAACCGTGAATATAAAGAAATACAACGATAAAGACGGTGCATTCTGGAAGTCCTACAAACTTAAGGCAGATAAATATACACAGATGACAGAGGTCCTGAGGCGAATAAAATCTGAGCAGGATCCATCCCTGGCATACCGTGCATCCTGCCATATGGCGGTTTGTGGAAGCTGTTCAATGAAGATCAATGGTATCCCTTCACTTGCATGCAGAACCATAGCCCTGCAGGCAGTGGATGAAAAGAATGAGATAAACGTTGAAAGTATGGATTATTATCCCGGTGTCAGGGACCTTATTACAGATATAGATGTTTTCTACGATAAAATGTACAAGGTAATGCCCAGGCTAATTGCAGACGAATCTGTGCTTATGGGAGAAAATGAACAGCGCATGACCCCTGAAAACCAGACAGAGGTATGGAAATTTCAGGAATGCATATATTGCGGGTTGTGTGTGTCGGCCTGTCCATCAGTAAAGGAGGATGAACAGTTCCTAGGCCCGGCAGCCCATGCCAAGGGATTCAGATTTGTTGACGATGTTAGGGATACAAAGAGATCGGAGCGTCTTGATCTGTTAATGGATAGCGCATACAGGTGTACATCATGTTATATGTGCTATGAAGTGTGCCCCCAGGACGTACAGCCTGTAATAGCAATCAAGAAAACAAAGAACTATCTTGACCAGTACAAGGGAAATACACCGATCACTATAATGGCCAGGAAGCATGACGATACAGTGGAAAACCTCATAGAAACAACCGGGAAAATAAAAGAATCAACTCTTTTCCTGAAAACATTCGGGTTCGGTGAGGCTATGAGAGACGCCATAGATATGCTGAAATCTGGTAAATTTAAATACGCATTTGAGAAAGATAGCAATGTTAAAAATATGAATGAGATCAAAGGTATGATGGGTGAAAAGAAATGA
- a CDS encoding succinate dehydrogenase flavoprotein subunit: protein MEKKEYDAVILGGGLAGLMAANIVAAAGFSVAVVSKVFPTRSHSAAAEGGIAAYMMGNSDPNDDPDFMSYDEVKGGDYLVDQDAAELLSKKSGEIVSLLDAWGAPFNRQPDGRIALRYFGGQTYPRTRFIADKTGMALLHTLFEHSTGFKNIEYYNEYYVLDIVKEGNNVNGLVAMEMKTLNPIYLKSRALLIASGGIGMMYKHTTNSYINTGDGQGIALRSGVALKDPEFVQFHPTGLYPSDILISEAARAEGAILKNNKGERFMAKYAPHKFDLAPRDIVSRSMTIEIREGRGFEGGYLGLDLRHLGKKYIMERLALAYDAAKNFSGVDASEEMIPVRPAQHYFMGGIDVDTTGTNHDLNGIFSAGESACVSVHGANRLGSNSLLETVVYGRETGNTMVEFLKTHKNVETNSNVEPIIDAAYAYIKRETGEHFGVLTEELRDIMWDNVGIFRDNDKLAEAVSKIKDLRVRAKSMYVTDKTSNYNTELFNALETRNMLDVAYTMATAALNRKETRGAHFRDDFPERDDKNWMKHTITYLAGDEVKISYKPVTYTRWKPEVRVY, encoded by the coding sequence ATGGAAAAAAAAGAATATGATGCAGTTATTTTAGGAGGAGGTCTGGCAGGGCTGATGGCTGCCAATATAGTTGCGGCGGCAGGATTTTCGGTGGCTGTTGTTTCAAAGGTGTTTCCCACAAGGTCACACTCTGCTGCTGCAGAGGGGGGAATAGCAGCATATATGATGGGAAATTCTGATCCAAACGACGATCCGGATTTCATGTCTTATGATGAGGTAAAGGGTGGAGACTATCTTGTTGATCAGGACGCGGCCGAATTGTTGTCTAAAAAATCAGGGGAGATTGTGAGCCTTCTAGATGCATGGGGTGCTCCCTTCAACAGACAGCCGGATGGTAGAATAGCATTAAGGTACTTTGGCGGACAGACATATCCAAGAACAAGGTTCATTGCAGATAAAACCGGCATGGCACTCCTGCATACACTTTTTGAGCATTCAACCGGGTTCAAGAATATAGAGTATTACAATGAATACTATGTTCTTGACATAGTAAAAGAGGGAAACAATGTTAATGGCCTTGTGGCCATGGAAATGAAAACCCTGAATCCCATATATCTCAAATCCAGGGCACTGCTTATAGCCTCCGGTGGAATAGGTATGATGTACAAGCACACCACAAACAGTTACATAAATACGGGAGACGGGCAGGGTATAGCATTACGTTCAGGAGTTGCATTGAAGGACCCTGAATTTGTGCAGTTCCATCCCACAGGCCTGTATCCCTCAGATATACTCATAAGTGAAGCTGCAAGGGCAGAAGGCGCTATATTAAAGAATAACAAGGGCGAGAGGTTTATGGCAAAATACGCTCCCCATAAATTTGACCTTGCTCCCAGGGATATAGTTTCCAGATCCATGACCATAGAAATAAGAGAGGGCAGGGGTTTTGAAGGTGGTTACCTCGGACTTGATCTCAGGCATCTGGGTAAAAAGTACATAATGGAAAGGCTGGCACTGGCATATGATGCGGCAAAGAACTTCTCAGGCGTTGATGCCTCGGAGGAAATGATACCTGTAAGGCCTGCACAGCATTATTTCATGGGAGGAATAGATGTAGATACAACTGGAACCAACCATGACCTGAATGGTATCTTCTCGGCCGGTGAATCAGCCTGTGTATCTGTACATGGCGCAAACAGATTAGGTTCCAATTCTCTCCTGGAAACGGTGGTATATGGGAGGGAAACAGGAAACACAATGGTAGAATTTCTGAAGACACATAAAAACGTTGAGACAAACAGCAACGTGGAGCCCATTATAGACGCTGCCTATGCTTATATCAAGAGGGAAACAGGGGAACACTTCGGTGTCCTGACAGAGGAACTTAGGGATATAATGTGGGATAATGTAGGTATATTCAGGGACAATGACAAACTGGCAGAGGCTGTTTCAAAAATAAAAGATTTAAGGGTAAGGGCAAAATCCATGTATGTAACAGACAAAACATCTAACTATAATACTGAATTATTCAATGCACTGGAGACCAGAAATATGCTCGATGTGGCGTATACCATGGCCACAGCAGCCCTGAACAGAAAGGAAACAAGGGGGGCCCATTTCAGGGATGACTTCCCGGAGAGGGACGATAAAAACTGGATGAAGCACACTATAACATATCTTGCAGGAGATGAAGTTAAAATATCATATAAGCCTGTAACATATACAAGGTGGAAGCCAGAAGTGAGGGTGTATTAA
- the folE gene encoding GTP cyclohydrolase I FolE, whose product MEQKNEKILRDSIRQLVYNLHEEYGWFNEEELKNTPGRIENFYREWYGTRNFTFTKFRVSGQESMVIMKNISFYSMCSHHLLPFFGTINIAYLPRPGGYIAGVSKLVRAVNKIASKPQLQENMTSEIVELLYENLNPLFVMVTAKGQHMCMMMRGVKQEGATMVTSSVKYSDIVKKELESLKSEALKMMGE is encoded by the coding sequence ATGGAACAGAAGAACGAAAAAATATTACGGGACAGTATCAGGCAGCTAGTATATAATTTGCATGAAGAATACGGTTGGTTCAATGAGGAAGAATTGAAAAACACGCCTGGAAGAATAGAAAATTTTTACAGGGAATGGTACGGTACCAGGAATTTTACATTCACAAAATTCAGGGTTTCCGGCCAGGAGAGCATGGTAATAATGAAGAATATTTCATTTTATTCAATGTGTTCCCATCACCTGCTCCCATTTTTCGGGACAATAAATATAGCATATCTTCCAAGGCCTGGTGGATATATAGCCGGAGTTAGCAAGCTTGTCAGGGCAGTTAACAAAATTGCAAGTAAGCCACAGCTTCAGGAAAATATGACATCTGAAATAGTTGAATTGCTGTATGAAAATCTCAACCCACTTTTCGTAATGGTTACTGCAAAAGGACAGCACATGTGCATGATGATGCGTGGGGTAAAGCAGGAAGGTGCAACAATGGTTACATCCTCTGTCAAATACAGCGATATAGTTAAAAAAGAGCTGGAATCATTGAAATCAGAGGCTTTAAAAATGATGGGTGAATAA
- a CDS encoding purine-nucleoside phosphorylase translates to MAIIKADNKKISDKVVILGNLDRQKTINSYLKNAEKISEFAGYHAYTGEYKGEKITTVFHGIGIPSMALIVDDLISMGARKIVRFGSSFAVSEKVKPGTAVLPIGYSYYPGGVFRQYLKDDYSIALTPDYSMLRGAEERLKSAGMETMVGNVFTSDALMTHNKEFAEKLGRDGHLAVELEGAGLYFIAKIKGASALSVHLAYGNLITGESLKAEEITAKEKTISENILNLLVE, encoded by the coding sequence ATGGCAATAATAAAAGCAGATAATAAAAAAATAAGTGATAAAGTTGTTATTCTCGGAAATCTTGACAGACAGAAAACCATAAATTCATACCTGAAAAATGCAGAAAAGATTTCTGAATTTGCTGGTTACCATGCATACACAGGAGAATATAAAGGAGAAAAAATAACTACCGTTTTCCACGGAATCGGAATACCATCCATGGCCTTGATTGTAGACGACCTGATTTCAATGGGTGCCAGAAAGATTGTGAGATTCGGATCATCATTTGCCGTATCTGAAAAGGTGAAACCCGGTACAGCGGTGCTTCCCATAGGGTATTCATATTATCCTGGAGGTGTATTCAGGCAGTATCTGAAAGACGATTACTCTATTGCACTCACTCCAGATTATTCCATGCTGAGAGGCGCTGAGGAAAGGCTTAAAAGTGCTGGCATGGAGACAATGGTGGGAAATGTATTCACCAGTGATGCCCTGATGACCCATAATAAGGAATTCGCAGAGAAACTGGGGCGCGATGGACATCTTGCTGTGGAACTTGAGGGCGCCGGCCTTTACTTTATTGCAAAAATAAAGGGTGCAAGTGCACTTTCAGTGCATCTGGCATATGGCAACCTGATAACAGGCGAAAGCCTTAAGGCCGAAGAGATTACTGCAAAGGAGAAAACTATTTCAGAGAACATACTTAACCTTCTGGTAGAATAA
- the pdxT gene encoding pyridoxal 5'-phosphate synthase glutaminase subunit PdxT, whose amino-acid sequence MKIGILNVQGDVSEHFQMVRHLHQKYDVYPVNVKELGDLQGISGLIIPGGESTVIYKILKKSGMNDRIIEMAKSGMPVMGTCAGAILLSSDTGDIRVTGMGLIGITIKRNAYGRQINSFIKTVDIKEIGKFQAVFIRAPGIESTGNCEVMSRLDGSPVMVRENNILAMTFHPELTGDSKIHEYFISMVRTVEME is encoded by the coding sequence ATGAAAATAGGAATACTGAATGTTCAGGGAGATGTATCAGAGCATTTCCAGATGGTAAGGCATCTGCATCAAAAATATGATGTATATCCGGTAAACGTAAAGGAATTGGGGGACTTGCAGGGTATTTCAGGATTAATCATACCTGGCGGGGAAAGCACTGTTATATATAAAATCCTGAAAAAATCAGGTATGAATGATAGAATTATTGAAATGGCAAAATCTGGAATGCCTGTAATGGGTACCTGTGCTGGTGCCATACTGCTTTCATCTGACACTGGGGATATTAGGGTAACCGGAATGGGCCTTATAGGTATAACCATAAAAAGAAATGCGTATGGGAGACAGATTAATTCATTCATAAAAACTGTTGATATTAAAGAAATAGGAAAATTCCAGGCTGTCTTCATAAGGGCACCGGGTATAGAATCCACAGGAAATTGCGAGGTAATGTCCCGCCTCGACGGCAGCCCTGTTATGGTAAGGGAAAATAATATACTGGCAATGACATTTCATCCAGAACTTACCGGAGATAGCAAAATCCATGAATATTTCATATCAATGGTTAGAACTGTTGAAATGGAATAA
- a CDS encoding radical SAM protein, protein MSIQGEGYYTGKKMVFVRTEYCNLRCSWCDTKYSFNEGRDMSVTEIVDTVNSIAGNGVSWVCLTGGEPLLQRDVSQLVRKLSEKYSILLETSGSLDIKRFLPDYASVRKDIDFKLPSSGMYRKFNDLNLEYMDENDYIKFVVNDKYDFSVALQEMKSMDKGTGIVIQPVYGTEIKWLAEEFLEKAPGNARLMLQEHKYIYGDIRGV, encoded by the coding sequence TTGAGCATCCAGGGGGAGGGGTATTATACAGGCAAAAAGATGGTTTTTGTCAGGACTGAATACTGTAATCTCAGGTGTTCATGGTGTGATACAAAGTATTCTTTTAATGAAGGAAGAGATATGTCAGTGACAGAAATAGTTGATACTGTCAATAGCATTGCAGGAAATGGGGTCAGCTGGGTGTGCCTTACCGGCGGGGAGCCACTGCTTCAGAGGGATGTCAGCCAGCTGGTTAGAAAATTATCTGAGAAATACAGCATACTGCTGGAAACATCAGGAAGCCTTGATATAAAACGTTTCTTACCTGATTATGCTTCCGTAAGGAAGGATATTGATTTCAAGCTTCCATCCTCCGGGATGTACCGTAAATTCAACGACCTCAATTTAGAGTATATGGATGAGAATGATTATATAAAATTCGTTGTAAATGACAAGTATGATTTTTCCGTGGCGTTACAGGAAATGAAATCCATGGATAAAGGCACAGGAATTGTTATACAGCCAGTTTATGGAACAGAAATCAAATGGCTCGCTGAGGAATTCCTGGAAAAGGCTCCTGGCAATGCAAGGCTTATGCTGCAGGAGCACAAATATATATATGGTGATATAAGAGGGGTTTAG
- a CDS encoding CoB--CoM heterodisulfide reductase iron-sulfur subunit B family protein has translation MKVAYYPGCASHGIAKDVDIATQLIAKDLDLELMEVDDWNCCGGGFMDDKNEAVHASLNLRNLEKVEKMGYDKMATPCSVCLNSHKVAADKYENDPVLKEDVDQRLKDANMEEYDNGVESEHFIWVLIRDVGIENIRKHVKRPLSGLKVGTYYGCQLLRPSNVMGFESAFNPHSVMDLVAATGATPVAFPMKTACCGFPLMGSNPTVALKMANNILSSARNEGSEMLVHPCSLCHLQLDVTQDKIQRQFKQNWRLPALYITQLIGLSFGYTPKQLGMSRGSIEYLRSRGIS, from the coding sequence ATGAAAGTAGCATATTATCCGGGATGTGCTTCCCATGGAATAGCAAAGGATGTGGATATAGCAACGCAATTGATAGCAAAAGACCTTGATTTAGAGCTTATGGAGGTCGATGACTGGAACTGCTGTGGCGGTGGCTTTATGGATGATAAGAATGAAGCCGTCCACGCATCCCTTAATCTGAGAAATCTTGAAAAAGTAGAGAAGATGGGATACGATAAGATGGCAACCCCATGCAGTGTATGCCTCAACTCACACAAAGTGGCTGCGGACAAATATGAAAACGATCCTGTACTGAAGGAAGATGTTGATCAGAGGCTAAAGGATGCCAATATGGAGGAATATGATAACGGTGTGGAATCAGAGCATTTCATATGGGTACTTATCAGGGATGTTGGTATTGAGAATATAAGGAAACATGTTAAAAGGCCGCTTTCAGGACTAAAGGTTGGAACATATTATGGGTGCCAGCTTCTCAGGCCATCAAATGTAATGGGTTTTGAATCTGCATTCAATCCGCACAGTGTAATGGACCTTGTTGCCGCCACGGGTGCCACCCCTGTAGCCTTCCCAATGAAGACAGCATGCTGCGGCTTTCCACTGATGGGTTCGAATCCCACGGTTGCTCTGAAAATGGCAAATAATATACTATCAAGTGCAAGGAATGAGGGTTCTGAAATGCTGGTCCATCCATGCTCGCTTTGCCATCTGCAGCTAGATGTCACCCAGGACAAGATCCAGAGGCAGTTTAAACAGAACTGGAGGCTTCCTGCACTGTATATAACACAGCTAATAGGGCTATCATTCGGGTACACACCAAAGCAACTTGGAATGTCAAGGGGATCCATAGAATATCTGAGGTCAAGGGGGATATCATGA
- the pdxS gene encoding pyridoxal 5'-phosphate synthase lyase subunit PdxS, with protein sequence MVDLKSMKFGDELLKRGFAKMTKGGVVMDVTNAEQAKIAEKAGAVSVMALERVPSDIRAQGGVARMSDPLKVKEILESVSIPVMAKVRIGHLSEASILESLGVDMLDESEVLTPADPFYHINKRLYKVPVVCGARTFPEAVRRIFEGAAMIRTKGEAGTGNIIEAVRHIRTVSDGIYILNSLTNDEMFKVAENISKSYTNLRDLTSEDLYGESEKMPYNNVYYGMDFREISNEIFKVLKEIKHLKRLPLVNFAAGGIATPADAALMMKMGMDGVFVGSGIFKSKDPQRMAEAIVDATENYEDYKLLGDVSSGLEGMHGLDIAEIEKLQNR encoded by the coding sequence ATGGTAGATCTGAAAAGCATGAAGTTCGGTGATGAGTTGTTAAAACGTGGTTTTGCTAAAATGACCAAGGGTGGCGTCGTTATGGATGTCACCAATGCTGAACAGGCGAAAATAGCTGAAAAGGCCGGAGCCGTTTCTGTAATGGCCCTTGAAAGAGTTCCATCCGATATAAGGGCGCAGGGTGGCGTGGCAAGAATGTCCGACCCCCTAAAGGTCAAGGAGATACTGGAATCTGTTTCAATACCTGTCATGGCAAAGGTCAGGATAGGGCACCTCAGCGAGGCATCAATACTGGAATCTCTGGGTGTTGACATGCTGGATGAAAGTGAGGTTCTGACCCCGGCCGATCCCTTTTACCATATAAACAAAAGACTCTATAAAGTACCGGTGGTGTGTGGCGCAAGGACATTTCCTGAGGCCGTCAGGAGAATATTCGAGGGTGCAGCAATGATCAGGACAAAGGGAGAGGCTGGAACAGGCAATATAATAGAGGCAGTCAGGCACATAAGAACTGTAAGCGATGGGATATACATACTTAATTCACTGACAAACGATGAAATGTTCAAAGTAGCCGAAAATATCTCTAAAAGCTACACAAATCTCAGGGATTTAACATCAGAAGACCTTTACGGGGAAAGTGAAAAGATGCCATACAACAATGTATACTACGGTATGGACTTCAGGGAGATATCCAATGAAATATTCAAGGTATTGAAGGAAATAAAGCATCTTAAAAGGCTTCCACTGGTAAACTTTGCTGCTGGAGGGATTGCAACGCCTGCCGATGCTGCATTAATGATGAAGATGGGCATGGACGGTGTATTTGTTGGCAGTGGAATATTTAAGTCAAAAGACCCGCAGAGAATGGCCGAGGCCATAGTTGATGCCACCGAAAATTATGAGGATTACAAATTACTGGGTGATGTATCATCAGGCCTTGAAGGAATGCATGGCCTCGATATTGCTGAAATTGAGAAACTCCAGAACAGGTAA
- the mdh gene encoding malate dehydrogenase has translation MDKKISIIGAGAVGASVAQVLAIKDIADIKIFDIVDGVAQGKALDIQEGAPHFGFDCKLEGFCTQNPEEYKNLKGSDVIVVTAGLARKPGMSRDDLLVKNIGIMKDIGEQIKKYSPDSIIIAVTNPADIMAYALEKASGISPERIIGLGGSLDSSRFRTFLAEALNVSVRDVNAFVIGGHGDDMVPFIHYSSVSGIPISSLLSKEKIDEIIKRTRFGGGEILNYYKTGTAFYAPSISISVMVESVINDEHRVIPCAAYLTGKHAENYKISNKFIGVPIKIGKNGVEEIYDLKFSEEDAKEWMKSVESVNKNCKLADDYFASH, from the coding sequence ATGGACAAAAAGATTTCTATTATCGGCGCAGGAGCAGTAGGCGCAAGTGTGGCACAGGTTCTGGCTATTAAGGACATTGCAGATATCAAAATATTTGATATTGTGGATGGTGTTGCACAGGGGAAAGCCCTTGATATACAGGAGGGTGCACCACATTTCGGTTTCGATTGCAAACTGGAGGGATTCTGCACACAGAACCCTGAAGAATATAAGAATTTAAAGGGATCTGATGTTATAGTTGTTACTGCTGGACTTGCAAGGAAGCCTGGTATGAGCAGGGATGACCTTCTTGTGAAAAATATAGGAATAATGAAGGATATTGGTGAGCAGATAAAGAAGTACTCACCGGATTCAATAATCATAGCAGTAACAAATCCTGCCGATATAATGGCGTATGCCCTTGAAAAGGCATCAGGCATTAGCCCTGAAAGGATAATAGGTCTCGGAGGGTCTCTTGACAGTTCCAGATTCAGGACATTTCTTGCAGAGGCCCTTAATGTATCTGTCAGGGATGTCAATGCATTCGTTATAGGAGGTCACGGCGATGACATGGTACCATTCATACATTATTCCAGTGTATCTGGAATACCAATTTCCAGCCTCCTGAGCAAGGAGAAAATTGATGAAATCATAAAGAGGACCAGATTCGGTGGCGGTGAAATACTTAACTACTATAAAACAGGTACAGCATTCTACGCCCCCTCGATATCCATATCAGTCATGGTGGAATCTGTAATCAATGATGAGCACAGGGTAATACCCTGCGCTGCATATCTTACCGGCAAGCACGCTGAAAACTATAAAATAAGCAATAAATTCATCGGTGTCCCGATTAAAATCGGCAAAAACGGTGTAGAAGAAATATATGACCTGAAATTCAGTGAAGAGGATGCAAAGGAATGGATGAAAAGCGTTGAGTCAGTGAACAAGAACTGCAAGCTTGCTGATGACTACTTTGCATCTCACTGA
- a CDS encoding PCC domain-containing protein has product MQDKMEGNLVAAKFEAGEDVIENLNNLVRKYSITSGFIEMGIGMVKNLKIGYWNVNKYDELYIEERCELVAFHGSIADDKNRFHIHIGVARKDHQLYGGHFFSGVADPLMEVKITKFDAITFTRRYNEKSTLNELEIR; this is encoded by the coding sequence ATGCAGGATAAAATGGAAGGTAACCTGGTGGCGGCAAAATTTGAAGCCGGTGAGGATGTTATAGAAAACTTGAACAATCTTGTTAGGAAGTACAGTATAACATCAGGCTTTATTGAAATGGGTATAGGAATGGTAAAAAATCTTAAAATTGGGTACTGGAATGTTAACAAATACGATGAGCTATATATAGAAGAGAGGTGCGAGCTTGTTGCATTTCACGGGTCCATAGCCGATGATAAAAACCGTTTCCATATACATATCGGTGTGGCAAGAAAGGATCATCAGCTTTATGGCGGGCATTTCTTCAGTGGGGTGGCTGATCCACTCATGGAGGTCAAGATCACTAAATTTGATGCAATTACATTTACCAGAAGGTATAATGAAAAATCCACACTGAATGAGCTTGAGATAAGATAA